In the genome of Dermacentor variabilis isolate Ectoservices chromosome 5, ASM5094787v1, whole genome shotgun sequence, one region contains:
- the LOC142583519 gene encoding neprilysin-1-like, producing MVEKKRKKMFALTTSAKASQCDSKSAANVGSAKSLAYVIVVVGLTVAVACVSVIFRAAPSPSSDSKAHSASTAEASSERVGLNAGLSSLIEPFVDTSADPCRDFYAFACGAYASPSAQTITQMQDDMYDALPRALSTATYPERGQSAAQKAAALYHSCLRVQAGDLDESTTLRQFVQSVGLSVPGHARAEALDRVLLLFFKYKLLTLLGLSLEDSQLYKGAREIKVTLNANQLVWFRQRSSNVLTNKFYAPHTDALGVLNDGDEALRIAVQITESENTAIGLLTKGTLQKANSLVFSTVDGIGIYTPTIRPGRWEVLIAAHSDNVYRKEHKVQISVSALSYFDKVYSNLGEARTSLLVAWELVRTLVPLSSSELAEHVRNFPFICLRSVIRAMEVPLLSHYLFRAVPASTVESAKKMLWRIRKSIIEEIRRASWLDDVTKATALDKMRTLQAHVGYPKFFANDEELDQVYSRYPDVSFRFLEPWLYAMKLTIEWELRNTSSFKFSLRATNAAYFPMRNALMLPATMLRPPVFSPGAPMAYNYGGLGSVIGHEMTHAFDVEGRLWDSDGRWRDWWSKSSRLFYNDKLLCLRRSHGMSRETADSENMADFAGVVSALNAYKGLLRESAGHLAELRYNAQQLFFISSCVKWCAANGSASFTNYASWRDRCVIPLKNMEAFASAFGCSQVSRMSQSSRCSFW from the exons ATGgtagagaagaagaggaagaagatgTTCGCCCTCACTACG AGTGCCAAAGCCAGCCAGTGCGACTCGAAGTCCGCAGCCAACGTCGGAAGCGCCAAGAGCCTAGCCTACGTCATCGTCGTGGTCGGCTTGACCGTGGCTGTCGCGTGCGTTTCTGTCATCTTCCGCGCGGCCCCATCACCCAGCTCCGACAGCAAAGCGCACTCGGCTTCCACTGCTGAGGCGTCAAGCGAAAGAGTGGGACTGAACGCCGGCTTGTCCAGCCTCATCGAGCCTTTCGTGGACACCTCGGCGGATCCGTGCCGCGACTTCTACGCCTTCGCCTGCGGCGCGTACGCAAGTCCGTCGGCGCAGACCATCACGCAGATGCAGGACGACATGTACGACGCCCTGCCCCGCGCACTCTCGACCGCCACGTATCCTGAGCGAGGACAGAGCGCCGCCCAGAAGGCGGCAGCCCTGTACCACAGCTGCTTGAGGGTTCAGGCCGGTGACCTGGATGAGTCTACGACGCTGAGGCAGTTTGTCCAAAGCGTCGGTCTCTCCGTACCTGGTCACGCCCGCGCGGAAGCCCTGGACCGTGTCCTGCTCCTGTTCTTCAAGTACAAGCTGCTCACTCTGCTAGGCCTATCTCTGGAAGACTCGCAACTCTACAAGGGCGCCAGGGAGATCAAGGTCACGCTCAATGCCAATCAATTGGTCTGGTTCCGCCAGCGAAGCTCGAACGTACTGACGAACAAGTTCTATGCTCCGCACACTGACGCACTCGGCGTGCTGAATGACGGTGACGAAGCCTTGAGAATAGCCGTGCAAATAACAGAATCCGAGAACACGGCCATCGGCCTCCTCACGAAAGGCACGCTGCAGAAAGCGAACAGCCTCGTTTTCTCGACTGTTGACGGCATTGGGATCTACACGCCGACCATACGTCCTGGCCGCTGGGAAGTTCTGATCGCGGCTCATAGTGATAACGTCTACCGGAAAGAGCACAAGGTTCAAATCAGTGTTAGTGCCTTGTCCTATTTTGACAAGGTCTATTCGAACCTCGGAGAGGCGAGAACAAGCCTCCTGGTGGCGTGGGAGCTCGTGCGCACTTTGGTTCCCCTGTCGTCGTCCGAGTTGGCAGAGCACGTGCGGAATTTTCCGTTCATTTGCCTGCGCTCCGTGATCAGAGCCATGGAGGTGCCGCTGCTTTCGCACTATTTGTTCAGGGCCGTTCCAGCCAGCACCGTCGAGTCCGCCAAGAAGATGCTGTGGCGCATACGGAAATCCATTATCGAAGAGATTCGTCGCGCCAGCTGGCTCGACGACGTCACCAAGGCGACGGCCCTGGACAAGATGCGCACCCTCCAGGCACACGTGGGCTATCCCAAATTCTTCGCCAACGACGAAGAACTGGACCAGGTGTACTCGCGTTACCCGGACGTGTCCTTTCGCTTTCTCGAACCGTGGCTGTACGCGATGAAGCTGACCATCGAGTGGGAGTTGAGGAACACCAGCAGCTTCAAGTTTTCTTTGCGCGCAACGAACGCCGCCTACTTCCCTATGCGCAACGCGCTCATGCTGCCGGCGACTATGCTCCGGCCTCCGGTGTTCTCGCCCGGTGCGCCGATGGCGTACAATTACGGCGGCCTCGGCTCTGTCATCGGGCACGAGATGACTCACGCGTTCGACGTTGAAGGCAGGCTGTGGGACAGTGACGGCCGGTGGCGTGACTGGTGGTCGAAGTCGTCCCGACTCTTCTACAATGACAAGCTGCTCTGCCTGCGACGCTCCCATGGTATGTCGCGTGAAACCGCCGACTCGGAGAACATGGCGGATTTCGCGGGCGTCGTCTCCGCGCTCAACGCGTACAAGGGGCTTCTCCGAGAGAGCGCCGGGCACTTGGCAGAGCTTCGATACAACGCGCAGCAGCTCTTCTTCATTTCCAGCTGCGTGAAGTGGTGCGCCGCCAACGGCAGCGCCTCGTTCACGAATTACGCGTCCTGGAGAGATCGCTGTGTGATCCCGCTGAAGAACATGGAGGCCTTCGCATCCGCGTTCGGATGCTCCCAGGTCTCGAGGATGAGCCAATCTTCGCGATGTTCCTTTTGGTGA